One genomic region from Cetobacterium somerae encodes:
- a CDS encoding energy-coupling factor transporter transmembrane component T, which translates to MLKKDFDPRIVFYTTIGYIIAIGFANKYYQIIIILPFIFYQMKLFSVDLNKLKKIFKYSIGLLLSMIFVNLLLMNKNIEYVFLSTFRLLTIIFLVTSMVSKMEIREIGFVIEKMLSPLKIFKVPVDSIGVITALAFKFIPMLEEESKRIIIAQKARGIDYKLMNLKEKISNILTLFFPVVICGIQNAVNLAISMEVRGYGNGIKRTRLKDYKLEKNDYFYLFFSFMISILYVVFCLSI; encoded by the coding sequence ATGCTAAAGAAAGATTTTGACCCTCGAATAGTATTTTATACAACTATAGGTTATATTATAGCAATTGGTTTTGCAAATAAATATTATCAGATAATTATAATTTTACCATTTATATTTTATCAAATGAAATTATTTTCAGTTGACTTAAACAAATTAAAAAAAATATTCAAGTATTCAATAGGACTTTTACTATCAATGATATTTGTAAATTTACTTTTAATGAATAAAAATATAGAATATGTATTTCTTTCTACTTTTAGACTTTTAACAATTATTTTCTTAGTTACCTCTATGGTTTCTAAAATGGAGATTAGAGAGATTGGATTTGTAATAGAGAAGATGTTATCACCTTTAAAAATATTTAAAGTTCCAGTTGACTCAATAGGAGTTATAACAGCCTTGGCATTTAAATTTATTCCAATGTTAGAAGAAGAAAGCAAAAGAATAATAATAGCTCAAAAAGCAAGAGGCATTGATTATAAATTGATGAATTTGAAAGAAAAAATTAGCAATATTTTAACACTATTTTTTCCAGTAGTTATTTGTGGAATACAAAATGCAGTAAATTTAGCAATATCTATGGAAGTTAGAGGATATGGAAACGGAATTAAAAGAACTAGATTAAAAGATTATAAATTAGAAAAAAATGATTATTTTTATCTTTTTTTTAGTTTTATGATTTCTATTTTATATGTTGTATTTTGTTTAAGTATTTAA
- a CDS encoding YbaN family protein, which produces MRKKLYLILGCLSLVLGAIGVFLPLLPTTPFVLLAAFLFERSSEKFHRLLLENRIFGKYIKDYTQKKGITYKNKIIAISVMTLGMGKGFLSMQNIYGRAFLLIVYLVVLTHILKLKTLKEN; this is translated from the coding sequence ATGAGGAAAAAATTATATTTAATATTAGGGTGTTTATCTTTGGTTTTAGGAGCTATCGGAGTATTTTTACCTCTTTTACCAACAACTCCCTTTGTACTTTTAGCTGCATTTTTATTTGAAAGAAGTTCCGAAAAATTTCATAGATTGTTATTAGAAAATAGAATATTTGGAAAATATATAAAAGATTATACGCAAAAAAAAGGAATAACATATAAAAATAAAATTATTGCAATAAGTGTAATGACTTTAGGAATGGGGAAAGGTTTTCTTTCAATGCAAAATATTTATGGACGTGCATTTCTTTTAATAGTATATTTAGTAGTTTTAACTCATATTTTAAAATTAAAAACATTGAAAGAAAATTAA
- a CDS encoding CD3073 family putative ECF transporter S component — protein sequence MKKNTLSITISALGIGLNIILATLAKTFNIPFLFLDTIGTILSGALLGPFFGGITGLITNVMTAMVNNPIELPFAIVNMMIGIVVGIISKKFGFTIKIAVLTGILLAILAPLIGTPIAVSLFGGLAGGSMDILTGWLVKSGQKIFTAAFIPRIMSNLIDKIASCVVVAMIINKLPNNLLNKIRG from the coding sequence ATGAAAAAAAATACTTTATCAATAACAATATCAGCATTAGGAATAGGACTTAATATTATACTTGCAACATTAGCTAAAACTTTTAATATACCTTTTTTATTTTTAGATACAATAGGAACTATACTTTCTGGAGCTTTATTAGGACCATTTTTTGGAGGTATTACAGGTTTAATTACAAACGTAATGACAGCCATGGTAAACAATCCTATAGAACTCCCATTTGCTATAGTAAATATGATGATAGGAATAGTTGTTGGAATTATTTCAAAAAAATTTGGATTTACAATAAAAATAGCAGTTTTAACAGGAATTTTATTAGCAATTCTAGCTCCTTTAATTGGGACACCAATAGCTGTGTCATTATTTGGTGGATTAGCAGGAGGTTCAATGGATATATTAACAGGATGGCTAGTAAAAAGTGGACAAAAAATATTTACAGCAGCTTTTATTCCTAGAATAATGTCAAATTTAATTGATAAAATAGCTTCATGTGTGGTAGTGGCAATGATAATAAATAAACTTCCTAATAACTTATTAAACAAGATAAGAGGGTAG
- a CDS encoding energy-coupling factor ABC transporter ATP-binding protein → MEISLKKVNSGYDEIILENVNIEIEECSWTFIIGKTGSGKSTLLQTIGFLLNNIQGEILWKGINLSNSQNLKKFREATGYMFQYTEKQFFNNTIKEEIEYILIKKKVSREEIDRSVNEVLKLLKLSNEILNKSPYEISGGQKRLVALASILVTSPKLLLLDEPTAGLDLENKKLFFDVLKQLKNKGVTIIQISHLFEDVLEYGDKVFLLENKKIINEGVPLKVLEKSDLEFIEFCKIINKCGIETENIKNIDELLERIGIDAKERF, encoded by the coding sequence ATGGAAATCTCTTTAAAAAAAGTTAACTCAGGATATGATGAGATAATTTTGGAAAATGTCAATATAGAAATAGAAGAATGTTCATGGACATTTATAATAGGAAAAACAGGTAGTGGAAAATCAACCCTTTTACAAACTATAGGATTTTTATTGAATAATATCCAAGGAGAAATCTTATGGAAAGGAATTAATTTATCTAATTCTCAAAACTTAAAAAAATTTAGAGAAGCTACGGGATATATGTTTCAATATACTGAGAAACAATTTTTTAATAATACAATAAAAGAAGAGATTGAGTATATTTTAATTAAGAAAAAAGTTTCTAGAGAAGAAATTGATAGAAGTGTAAATGAAGTTCTAAAACTTTTGAAATTATCTAATGAAATTTTAAATAAATCTCCATATGAAATAAGTGGAGGTCAAAAAAGGTTAGTTGCATTAGCATCAATTTTAGTCACTTCTCCTAAATTATTATTATTAGATGAACCAACTGCGGGATTAGATTTAGAAAATAAAAAGTTATTTTTTGATGTCTTAAAACAATTAAAAAATAAAGGAGTTACAATTATACAAATATCTCATTTATTTGAGGATGTTTTAGAATATGGAGATAAAGTTTTTTTATTAGAAAATAAAAAAATTATAAATGAAGGAGTTCCCTTAAAAGTTTTAGAGAAATCTGACTTAGAATTTATAGAATTTTGCAAAATTATTAATAAATGTGGAATAGAAACAGAAAATATAAAAAACATAGATGAATTATTAGAGAGGATTGGGATAGATGCTAAAGAAAGATTTTGA
- a CDS encoding CD3072 family TudS-related putative desulfidase, whose translation MERGKKIIIVSHCILNQNCVVKPYAKKQDKFLKFIKNFVLNNYGIVQLPCPELFILGLKRWGHVKDQLEYPNFKDECKVLLYPIINQIEMYINCDYKIDGIYGIQGSPSCGVNKTCRGNWEGEASCYKNLDDILKRVHLVSEKGIFMEILQELLKEKNIEINFYDIDDWSEEID comes from the coding sequence ATGGAAAGAGGAAAAAAAATTATTATTGTCTCTCACTGTATTTTAAATCAAAATTGTGTAGTAAAGCCTTATGCAAAAAAACAGGATAAATTTTTAAAGTTTATAAAAAATTTTGTTTTAAATAATTATGGAATTGTTCAACTTCCATGTCCAGAATTATTTATTTTAGGTTTGAAAAGATGGGGTCATGTAAAAGATCAGTTGGAATATCCTAATTTTAAAGATGAATGTAAAGTATTACTATATCCTATTATAAATCAAATAGAGATGTATATTAATTGTGATTATAAAATAGATGGGATATACGGAATACAAGGTAGTCCAAGTTGTGGTGTCAATAAAACATGTAGAGGTAATTGGGAAGGTGAAGCAAGTTGTTATAAAAATTTAGATGATATTTTAAAAAGAGTTCATTTGGTTTCTGAAAAAGGAATTTTTATGGAAATTTTACAAGAGCTTTTAAAAGAAAAAAATATAGAAATAAATTTTTATGACATTGATGATTGGAGTGAAGAGATTGATTAA
- a CDS encoding sulfurtransferase, protein MKKILFLLIILSTILLGKDIKTNELLKNLNNPEWIIVDTRDSNEYNGWNLSNLKINGHIKGATDLSANWLKAKYLSSSNKEILKQRVLEKGIIPEKNIVLYGTSTEMKDVEKYLKENGVKNIYFYDFEKNKDYDRLPFETYENYEILVPATWVKNAMDKNEIKIFEVSWGSIKDAAVYLAGHIPGAPHINTDSIEPPPKWMLNTDENLIKFAEEMGISKNDRVVLYGENVMASYRLAIILKYLGVKDVRVLNGGLDAWKDMGYKTEMGIVKPTPIKDFGSKTPLNKSLIVNENGAKQVLKDNKNSKLLVDIRSYNERIGKESGYSYMDRKGRITGSVWGKSGTKSTTLEDYRNIDNTMRNGYEIISMWSGLGINTNKELTFFCGSGWRAAEVLFYSQVMGLKNNALYSNGWMEWSEDSSNPIETGIEN, encoded by the coding sequence ATGAAAAAAATATTATTTTTACTAATAATTTTATCAACAATTTTATTAGGAAAGGATATCAAAACTAATGAATTACTAAAAAATCTTAATAATCCTGAATGGATTATAGTTGATACAAGAGATAGTAATGAATATAATGGATGGAATTTATCTAATCTAAAAATAAATGGACATATAAAAGGAGCTACTGATTTGTCTGCTAATTGGTTAAAGGCAAAATATTTAAGCTCTAGTAATAAAGAGATATTAAAGCAAAGAGTTTTAGAAAAAGGAATTATACCAGAAAAAAATATTGTTTTATATGGAACATCTACAGAAATGAAAGATGTAGAGAAATACTTAAAAGAAAATGGTGTAAAAAATATTTATTTTTATGATTTTGAAAAAAATAAAGATTATGATAGATTACCTTTTGAAACATACGAGAATTATGAAATTTTAGTTCCAGCAACTTGGGTAAAAAATGCTATGGACAAAAATGAGATTAAGATTTTTGAAGTATCTTGGGGAAGTATAAAGGATGCTGCTGTATATTTAGCAGGGCATATTCCAGGAGCTCCGCATATTAATACAGATAGTATTGAACCACCACCAAAGTGGATGTTAAATACAGATGAAAATTTAATTAAATTTGCTGAAGAGATGGGAATTTCTAAAAATGATAGAGTTGTTCTTTATGGTGAAAATGTTATGGCATCATATAGATTAGCTATAATTTTAAAATATCTTGGAGTAAAAGATGTAAGAGTTTTAAATGGTGGTTTAGATGCTTGGAAAGATATGGGATACAAAACAGAAATGGGAATTGTTAAACCAACCCCAATTAAAGATTTTGGATCTAAAACTCCTTTAAATAAAAGTTTAATAGTAAATGAAAATGGAGCAAAGCAAGTTTTAAAAGATAATAAAAATTCAAAACTTTTAGTAGATATTAGATCATACAATGAAAGAATTGGAAAAGAATCAGGATATTCATATATGGATAGAAAAGGTAGAATTACAGGATCTGTATGGGGAAAATCTGGAACTAAATCAACAACATTGGAAGACTATAGAAATATTGATAACACAATGAGAAACGGTTATGAAATTATCTCTATGTGGTCTGGATTAGGAATTAATACAAATAAAGAGTTAACATTTTTCTGTGGATCAGGATGGAGAGCAGCAGAAGTATTATTTTATTCTCAAGTGATGGGATTAAAAAATAATGCTCTTTATTCCAATGGTTGGATGGAATGGAGTGAAGATAGTTCAAATCCAATTGAAACAGGGATAGAGAACTAA
- a CDS encoding TonB-dependent receptor codes for MNKYFISLGILISTLNYSMELEENGVFLEKSVISSVGYEDSIQNTPKNIQIITKEEISEKNFKNVTETLNSSPLITITRNSVGESIQMRGSGINSKATVQVLVDGTSINPVDINHGTLPLNSIALSSIERIEILPGGNGVLYGDGFTGGLVNIITKDSIEKTNGNIGYRYGSKGENIFDTGISLKVNDYMSFILNYSKENSQTNRDNEKINSEHVDFTTLLNLTKDDKLKLQYSYYNKKNKTANLLTKDQLKNNSSQSGVDFDGSYLKNNSSNKYPLLEGTGDILDKSNLRRDEFSFNYTKKINNEFEFNLNGSYQKNTNDVTTKEATYANFGSLTNPFNYKNYYADNIGTFTDEKFKINPSLKYNYMTNSYLILGYDYKEQKSKRDFTNFMDMYKVYDLSSKKESNGIYIFNKTSIDKFEFLQGYRREWTKYNTTKNSHYYHRVKPIFLNNGYVDTGLKTDYIKKSMHNDSYEFAINYLYSDTGNIYTRFEESFRTPAPTEFQDKDGTDYILNDLKPETNQTLEIGIKDYLLGSFVSLNGFIGKTKNEIYYNEVYHGKEWYYGNFGKTERKGIELSLEQTFGKFVFFENLAYIDAKIKEDSKNSNLEGNQVPYTPKINANLGTLINFTDNFNSILSFNYKDKYYLDKANKYEAQSFITLDLSLNYVFNNGLKIYGGINNILNRDNYDQEGISNNEILYDPANGRTFYSGFTYIF; via the coding sequence ATGAACAAATATTTTATTTCATTGGGGATTTTAATTTCTACTTTAAATTATTCTATGGAGCTAGAAGAAAATGGGGTATTTTTAGAAAAAAGTGTTATATCTTCTGTTGGATATGAAGATTCTATACAAAATACACCAAAAAATATTCAAATAATAACAAAAGAAGAAATTTCTGAAAAGAATTTTAAAAATGTTACTGAAACTTTAAATAGTTCACCTTTAATTACTATTACAAGAAACTCTGTAGGAGAGTCAATTCAAATGAGAGGTAGTGGTATTAATTCAAAAGCAACTGTTCAAGTCTTAGTTGATGGTACATCTATTAATCCTGTTGATATAAATCATGGAACACTACCTCTAAATTCTATCGCTTTATCATCAATTGAAAGAATTGAAATTTTACCTGGTGGTAATGGTGTACTTTATGGTGATGGTTTTACTGGAGGACTTGTTAATATTATTACAAAAGACTCTATAGAGAAAACTAATGGGAATATTGGGTACAGATATGGTAGTAAAGGAGAAAATATCTTTGATACAGGAATTTCTCTTAAAGTTAACGATTATATGTCATTCATATTAAATTACTCTAAAGAAAATAGTCAAACTAATAGAGACAATGAAAAAATTAATTCAGAACATGTTGATTTTACAACTTTATTAAATTTAACTAAAGATGATAAATTAAAGTTACAATATTCCTATTACAATAAAAAAAATAAAACAGCTAATCTTTTGACCAAAGATCAATTAAAAAATAATTCTTCACAATCTGGTGTAGATTTTGATGGTTCATATCTTAAAAATAATTCAAGTAATAAATATCCACTTTTAGAAGGAACTGGAGATATCTTAGATAAATCTAACTTAAGAAGAGATGAATTTTCTTTCAATTACACTAAAAAAATTAATAATGAATTTGAATTTAATTTAAACGGAAGCTATCAAAAAAATACTAATGATGTTACAACTAAAGAGGCTACATATGCAAACTTTGGCTCTTTAACAAATCCATTTAATTACAAAAATTACTATGCCGATAATATCGGTACCTTTACTGATGAAAAATTTAAAATCAATCCATCTTTAAAATACAATTATATGACTAATAGTTACTTAATTTTAGGTTATGATTATAAAGAGCAAAAAAGTAAAAGAGATTTTACTAATTTTATGGATATGTATAAAGTTTACGATTTATCAAGTAAAAAAGAAAGCAACGGAATCTATATTTTTAATAAAACATCTATTGATAAATTTGAATTTTTACAAGGTTATAGAAGAGAATGGACAAAATATAATACTACAAAAAATAGTCACTATTACCATAGAGTAAAACCTATTTTTCTCAACAATGGTTATGTTGATACAGGTTTAAAAACTGATTATATAAAAAAATCAATGCATAATGATAGCTATGAATTTGCCATAAATTATTTATACTCTGATACTGGTAATATCTATACTCGTTTCGAAGAAAGTTTTAGAACTCCTGCTCCAACAGAGTTTCAAGATAAAGATGGAACTGATTATATCTTAAATGATTTAAAGCCTGAAACAAATCAAACTTTAGAAATTGGAATTAAAGATTATCTCCTTGGAAGTTTTGTTTCTCTAAATGGATTCATTGGAAAAACTAAAAATGAAATTTATTATAACGAAGTTTATCATGGAAAAGAATGGTATTATGGTAATTTTGGTAAAACTGAGCGAAAAGGTATTGAATTGAGTTTGGAGCAAACTTTTGGAAAGTTTGTTTTCTTTGAAAATCTAGCTTATATAGATGCTAAAATTAAAGAGGATTCTAAAAATTCAAATTTAGAGGGGAATCAAGTTCCATATACTCCTAAAATAAATGCTAACTTAGGAACACTTATCAATTTTACAGATAATTTTAACTCTATATTATCTTTTAATTATAAAGATAAATACTATTTAGATAAAGCTAATAAGTATGAGGCTCAAAGTTTTATAACTCTTGATTTAAGCCTTAATTATGTCTTTAATAACGGATTAAAAATATATGGAGGTATTAATAATATCTTAAATAGAGACAACTATGATCAAGAGGGTATTTCCAATAATGAGATTCTTTATGATCCAGCTAATGGAAGAACTTTCTATTCAGGGTTTACTTATATATTTTAA
- a CDS encoding MerR family transcriptional regulator, with protein MFDEFFTIGEVSKSTNIPISTLRYYDKVGLLSPAFKNDDTNYRYYTPMQIITLKVISHMRHLGFSIEYIKSHFENMDYEHTLQLFEKVLLETKLEIKKLKNTEKELVESWNKFKENFQLEKKVGIPFIDETADIKGIIYNDPVHSLGELSKTLKNIDNFEISNNLTPILRGFKVSFNNWKKNRFTKDCLIASMKENHTNKSIVIPKGKYACVYGKGAFEEQNIVENLLNWIKENEYSPKNEFYLTFTDLIMFKSKKDFLYLLRIPVI; from the coding sequence ATGTTTGATGAATTTTTTACAATAGGAGAAGTTTCTAAATCTACGAATATTCCAATATCAACTCTACGATATTATGATAAGGTTGGTTTACTTTCTCCAGCTTTTAAAAATGACGATACTAATTACCGTTACTATACACCTATGCAAATAATTACATTAAAAGTAATTAGTCATATGAGACATTTAGGATTTTCTATTGAATATATAAAAAGTCATTTTGAAAATATGGATTATGAACACACTTTACAACTATTTGAAAAAGTGTTATTAGAAACAAAATTAGAAATAAAAAAATTAAAAAATACAGAAAAAGAACTGGTTGAAAGTTGGAATAAATTTAAAGAAAATTTTCAATTAGAAAAAAAGGTTGGTATTCCCTTTATAGATGAAACTGCTGATATTAAAGGGATTATTTATAATGACCCTGTTCATTCTTTAGGAGAATTAAGCAAAACATTAAAAAATATTGATAATTTTGAAATTAGTAATAATTTAACGCCTATTTTAAGAGGGTTTAAGGTTTCCTTTAATAATTGGAAAAAAAACAGATTTACTAAAGATTGTCTTATTGCTAGTATGAAAGAAAATCATACAAATAAATCAATAGTTATTCCTAAAGGAAAATATGCTTGTGTTTATGGTAAAGGTGCTTTTGAAGAGCAAAATATTGTTGAAAATCTTTTGAATTGGATAAAAGAAAATGAATACTCACCAAAAAATGAATTTTATTTAACATTCACAGATTTAATTATGTTTAAAAGTAAAAAAGATTTTTTATATCTTTTAAGAATCCCAGTAATTTAA
- a CDS encoding energy-coupling factor ABC transporter ATP-binding protein has translation MIKLESIKFSYNQEIIFQDFSINFKKGKFYTLLGKNGSGKSTLIKLILGIEKVSQGNIYIDNLNIRESLFQCRKNIGIVFQNPDEQLVTDIVEEEIAFSMENYGYSSDFMKRKVEKLLKEIDFFEKKNETISKLSGGEKQRVCIASSLVLDPKILILDEGTAMLDPENRKIILDILRNLSNKGMTVILVTHHLNEIEFCDEVIYLEKNKINFNGPKKLFMSFLVKIEIDQGIELPPMFKVARSIYLRTKKDVSEDIFNLNKMGEHLWKSL, from the coding sequence TTGATTAAATTAGAATCAATAAAATTTTCTTATAATCAAGAAATTATATTCCAAGATTTTTCTATAAATTTTAAAAAAGGAAAATTTTATACTTTATTAGGGAAAAATGGCTCTGGAAAAAGTACTTTAATAAAATTAATTCTAGGCATAGAAAAAGTAAGTCAAGGAAATATATATATAGATAATTTAAATATAAGAGAAAGTCTTTTTCAATGTAGAAAAAATATAGGAATAGTATTTCAAAATCCTGATGAACAACTTGTAACTGATATTGTAGAGGAAGAAATTGCTTTTTCAATGGAAAATTATGGATATAGTTCAGATTTCATGAAAAGAAAAGTAGAAAAATTATTGAAAGAAATAGATTTTTTCGAAAAAAAGAATGAAACGATATCTAAATTATCAGGAGGAGAAAAACAAAGAGTTTGTATAGCTTCTTCTTTAGTTTTAGACCCTAAAATTTTAATACTAGATGAAGGAACGGCGATGCTCGACCCAGAAAATAGAAAAATAATACTAGATATATTAAGAAATTTAAGTAATAAGGGAATGACAGTAATTTTAGTAACTCATCATTTAAATGAAATAGAATTTTGTGATGAAGTTATTTATCTTGAAAAAAACAAAATCAATTTTAACGGGCCTAAAAAGCTTTTTATGAGCTTTCTTGTAAAAATTGAGATAGACCAAGGGATAGAATTACCTCCTATGTTTAAAGTCGCTAGAAGCATTTATTTAAGAACTAAAAAGGATGTTTCAGAAGATATTTTTAATTTAAATAAAATGGGGGAGCATTTATGGAAATCTCTTTAA